The Scatophagus argus isolate fScaArg1 chromosome 4, fScaArg1.pri, whole genome shotgun sequence DNA window GTTGGCAAACAGCTTTCGGGTGCATTACCGCCACCCATTGATCTGGAGTGTGAACGAACACTGTACCATATCTCTAATACCTCTACAGAATATAAatactaacaaaacaaaaaggagcaCCGATAAACAACTGGATAAACCCTAAATAAATTACCTTAAATACTCTACAAGGAATTTCCAACACTTGTCatctgaagattttttttacattactgATATTTTGCTTGATTTTACATGGCTTTTAGCTTTTCACCCGTATGTATTCTGTAGTGGACTTTCAATGTTGTGCTGGCGTTAAATCTTTTCCCACACAGTGAACATTCATAAGGCTTCTCCCCTGTGTGAgatgagctgaaagaaaagtCCTTTCCACAGaggcttctcacctgtgtgaaTTTTCATGTGCGTTTTCAAGTATGCCCCAAATTtgaaactgttcccacaaatgGCGCACATGTACTGCACCTTGAGCGTTTTAACATGCTGGTCACGGCCACTCTTTCCTTCTGTTGAGTGAAAACAGAATGTTTTCTGTTAGATTCAGATTGTGTCCACTCATCTGAATAAGCTGGACTGaggttttctctctgctgcactCAGAGTTTGACCAGAATCCAAAAATAGAGTCTGATTTTCCTTGTTTTCACTCTCATCGTAAGCTGAACTCAACTTAAAGGCTTCAGTCTCCTGCTTCAGGATAAGCAGCTCTCCATCCTGATTGGTGCAGagttcctcctgctcctctttaaTCTGTGGAAGCTCTGGGTCCTCTTGATCCACACTGGAGTTCCTCTCCTGGTTCCAGACATGCTGGTCAGAGTGAACCTTTCCGTCCTTACTGACATGTTGCTGTGGGAGCTCTGATGGgacagagaacaaaatgtgatgatttaaaaataatcCAGGCATGCAAGCAAATTAGTTCCTATATATTTAAAAACTTGTTTATACATAATTaacctgtttttgttattaaagAAGTTTAAGACATCCATCGTGTGTAACTTCATTTCATGTTTCCAGACGATATCCAACACTCTGCGCTGACGATCGATCTCTTCCTCGAACATGACAACTGTTTTCGTAAAAACTCTGTATATCTCCATAAAAATGGCTTCTCACCTGTATGGACCCTTTCACgattttaaagactttttaagTGATCAAGTATTACAATTAATCCTCagccaaatgtgaaaaatgctcatcacagaGACTCTCACAAAATCTGGACCGTTGTGTGCAGGTGTGGGCCtctttatttgtgctttaggtTTTAACCTTTAACTCTCTGATTCACGACTTTGTTCTCGGTTAACGTTTCTCCCCGTCCTGGTTCACTCTCTAAAGTCGCTCACCGCCCTGCAGGAAGGTGCCACCTTGCCAAACTTGGTGTGAATTCTGACAAAGCATacgacaaacacacacacatctgcatctCTTCACACACCCTTAACATGAACAGAGCACAGGAGAGAAACTGAGAATAAAACTTTTTGAATAAAACTTTTCCCactgctgctctccctcctgttcctctttaatcTGTGGAGGCTCTGGGTGCTCCTGACACACACCGGGTTTACTGTCCTGGTTAGAAAGCTGCTGATCAGCGAGAACCTTTGTAAAGGAAAAATGTCATGTCAGGGTCAAGGTCATGTGGTGTAGTCCTG harbors:
- the LOC124057299 gene encoding uncharacterized protein LOC124057299 isoform X2 translates to MSSVEHLREFVSGRLTAVAEEIFRVFEITIVEYKKEIDRQRRLLDIVWNPEIKLHRIELPQQHVSKDGKVHSDQHVWNQERNSSVDQEDPELPQIKEEQEELCTNQDGELLILKQETEAFKLSSAYDESENKENQTLFLDSGQTLSAAERKPQSSLFR